The Thiobacillus sp. genome contains a region encoding:
- a CDS encoding outer membrane protein transport protein produces the protein MQFSWGLAGLLGATMAQAAGFALIEQNASGLGNAYAGQAAVAQDASTVFFNPAGMSRLDGRQLVAAAHAILPSAEFADTGSTLSLNQATLGGNGGDAGTLALAPNLFYVMPLGERMRFGLGISAPFGLVTEYDPNWAGRFHAVKSDLQTINVNPSLAYKINDTWSAGLGINAQQAKAELSKMANYGAAGAPFANLEGLATVKGDDWGWGYNLGILYEPSADLRIGFSYRSKIDYILEGTVTYGNRPIALAGVPSLQDGPVTAKTAMPASASLSLYKVLSPGWDLLADASWTQWNVFDRLTVRRTSGLLVDDTIENWHNSWRFSLGANRHVSERMTWRFGLAFDESPVPDATRTPRIPDADRFWLALGLQYRMDKKRALDVGYTHIFVDNSRINISPTATVGALVGNYENKIDILSAQYTHSF, from the coding sequence ATGCAGTTCAGCTGGGGCCTGGCCGGCCTTTTGGGTGCGACCATGGCCCAGGCCGCGGGTTTTGCCCTCATCGAACAGAACGCCAGCGGTCTTGGCAACGCCTACGCCGGCCAGGCGGCGGTGGCCCAGGATGCCAGCACGGTGTTTTTCAACCCGGCTGGCATGTCGCGGCTCGATGGCCGGCAACTGGTGGCCGCTGCCCACGCCATCCTGCCGTCGGCGGAATTCGCCGATACCGGCAGCACCCTGAGCCTCAACCAGGCCACGCTAGGTGGCAACGGGGGTGACGCAGGCACCCTGGCTCTGGCGCCCAACCTTTTTTACGTCATGCCCCTCGGCGAGCGCATGAGATTCGGCCTGGGCATCAGCGCGCCCTTCGGCCTGGTCACCGAATACGACCCCAACTGGGCGGGACGGTTTCACGCGGTGAAATCCGATCTTCAGACAATCAATGTCAATCCCTCCCTGGCCTACAAGATCAACGATACCTGGTCGGCGGGCCTTGGCATCAACGCCCAGCAGGCCAAGGCCGAGTTAAGCAAGATGGCCAACTACGGCGCAGCCGGCGCTCCGTTCGCAAACCTGGAAGGCCTGGCGACGGTGAAGGGCGACGACTGGGGCTGGGGCTACAACCTGGGCATCCTCTACGAGCCCAGTGCGGATCTGCGCATTGGTTTCAGCTACCGGTCCAAGATCGACTACATCCTGGAAGGGACCGTGACCTACGGAAACCGTCCCATTGCACTGGCCGGCGTGCCCAGCCTGCAAGACGGTCCCGTGACCGCGAAGACCGCCATGCCGGCCAGCGCCTCCCTGAGCCTCTACAAGGTCCTTTCGCCGGGGTGGGACCTGCTGGCGGATGCCAGCTGGACTCAATGGAACGTCTTCGATCGGCTCACCGTGCGCCGCACCAGCGGGCTCCTGGTGGACGACACCATCGAAAACTGGCACAACTCTTGGCGTTTTTCCTTGGGTGCAAACCGCCACGTCAGCGAACGCATGACCTGGCGCTTCGGCCTGGCCTTCGATGAAAGTCCGGTTCCCGATGCCACCCGCACTCCGCGCATCCCGGATGCCGACCGCTTCTGGCTGGCCCTCGGCCTGCAGTACCGCATGGACAAGAAGCGCGCGCTGGACGTAGGTTATACCCACATCTTCGTGGACAACTCCCGGATCAATATCTCCCCCACTGCCACCGTGGGCGCCCTCGTGGGAAATTACGAAAACAAGATCGACATTCTGAGCGCCCAGTACACCCACAGCTTCTGA